The genomic segment ATTCTTCCTTACGAGTAACCGAAGGATATTTACGCTCCATAAAATCAGAAGGTTCAAGAAATTTTATAGAACAACTCAATTTTTAATGTTAGATCCTAAAACAAAATATGCTATACTTTAAAAGTCGACATTATTCATTTTTTAATGGATAGGTGTTACTTCAAAAGAGATAAAAAAATGCGGAGAGGTGGTCATTGAAAAGTTTGTAAAAAAAGTATCAAATCGACCTAAACGCCTTATAAAATAGGCTAATATCGGAATCGCCCAATGACCTGATTCCTTGCACTGAGGAGGTGGCAGGTTCAAGTCCTGTCGGGTCCACAAATCGCCCTTATATTTTCACGTTTTAGCGGAAATAAACCCCTAAAAAACACCCTTCTTCGACCACCTCTTTACTAAGGCTGGTCACAAAATCCTCTTTTTAAAGTAACGCTTATCTGCAACAATTTATATGCAATTAGCTATTTTATTAGAGGATTTTTGTCATGAATCCACCTACATTCGAGGAGTTTCAAAAAACACCATCAGACGGTATCGTCAAAATATCAGTTACTTTATTACAGCGACAGACAGCCAAACAATACAAAAAGTAAACGAGCAAGTAGTTAAAAAATTCTTTTTACACGGAAGAATTGAAAAACAATGGAAAACATCCTCTTACAGAACCTACTATATGACTTTAGTAGTTTTTTTCAGGTGGTGTATCAAGCAAGGACATTTAGAACAAAACCCTATGGAAGATTTTCAGTTGCCCATATTAGAAAAATCACTTCCAAAGAAATTAAAAAAACAAGAAGCCTTGCTATTGTTAGAATATGCCTATAACTATCCATATACCCAAAGCTATCTAAAGTACAGAAACCACGCTATTTTCTCTACATTTTTATTTGCGGGACTTCGCAAGAGCGAACTTTTACATTTAAAACTCTCGGACGTAGACCTTGAGAACCTAACGCTCTTTGTAAGGCAAGGAAAGGGCAATAAAGACCGTATTATTCCTATTAGCTATACATTGGCTCAAAGTTTAAATCGATACTTGTTAGCGCGTAAAAAAAGCCGAAAAACATGTCCAGAGTTTTTTACATCTTCCAATCGTAATGGCGGTTTTACAGCATCAGGATTAAAAATCATAACCAAACAAATAAAAACAGCATCAAAATTAGATTTTACAATTCATAAGTTACGTCATACGTTTGCAACACTAATGTTAGAAGGCGGATGTGATATTTTCAGTCTTTCGAAAATGATGGGACACAGTGATATTAAAACTACCACAATTTACCTTTCAGCAACTGCGGAACATTTACGTTCCCAAGTAACCAAGCACCCACTCAACAGAAAGTAATACCATTTCTTGTCCCTATCATCAGCATCCTATGACAAGGTAAAGTTATAAAATGTCTTATTATAAAAATACCACCCAAGTACCCAATGAACTTATTGACACCTTGATGAAAACACTCCCTACAAGTGAATTTAAAATTCTACTACTTATCATCAGAAGAACCACAGGAATGGTTGATAGGAATGATAATACCAAACGTGTGCAAAGAGCTTGGATGAGCCAAAAATTATTTAAAATGTGTTGCAATTTATCAGGAAGAGCAGTATCTACTGGAATTGATTATTTAGTAAAAAAAGGACTCATAGAAGTCACTGATTTTAATGGAAACATCCTGGACACTCCAAAGCAACGAAGAGGAAAATTACGTCTGTATTTTGCAAGCCGTTTACGGCTTGATTCCAAGGAATCTCCAAAGAAAAAAAATAAAGCTTGTGAACTGAATTGCAACAACCCAGTGACCCCAGTTCACACAATAAAACTAACAGAGATAAAACCATCTTGTGATATGATTACACAAGGGGTGAAACGATTATCAGATACAGAACGCTACCAAGAGATACAGCAAAAAATAGCAAACACAGCACATCAAAGAACCGACTAATCCACAAGCTATCCACTAAACGTTCGAGGACCCTCGATTTTTTTTGGTATTTATTACAATTTTTTGCTCCTTTTGGAACTTGCAATCTTTTTTTAGTATGTAAAAAGGCAATGAGTAACCCCATGCCTTTCTACATTATTTTATGACTCAAACAACAACAAAAAATCTTTCTGCGATTCGAAAGGCGTCCTATTTGAAACTAAACGACCTTTCTCATATTCTCGGAATTGATGCTGCTAATTTAAGCCGCTTTGAAGATGGAAAACCATACCCCAAAGCCCTAGTAGGGTATCATATCCTTTTTAATTTATCAATACAAAACAACATTAGACAAGTTTTTAAACAAGGCTACAAGGAATTAATGCATCGTGCTTTTCAATTATTAGAAGAGTTACAACAGAAAAGTCATACCATTAAAAACAATTTACGCATTGAAGGAGTGCATAAAATTATTGAACGATTGGTAACACTTGATGAAGCTCATGGAAAATAAGACCATATTGGCATTGTACCCAAATAGAAGGGGAATTGCTTATGCGCTTTTTCATGACAAAGATTTGGTAGACTATGGAATTAAAAATACCTATCCTTTTCATTTAAAAAAGACCCACCGAAAAATACAACAGTTTTTATCGTATTACAAACCTGATATTGTGATTTCAAGAAATATCAATGATTTAAAAAAGAACCAATCTAAAAAAACACAACGTATCATTGATATGATTTGTACCGAAGCCAAATTGCAAAAATTAGAAGTCTTTAGTTACACACGAACACAAATAAAACAGGTATTTGTGAACTTTAAATGCACAACCAAATTTGAAATCTCCAAAAAATTGATGGAATGGTTTTCTGAATTAAGAGCCTATGAATTTCCGAAAAGGAAGAGTTTTATGACAGAAGATTATAATACAGGTTTCTTTGATGCCGTGAGTTTGGCGGTGGTGCATTGGTATTTTAATGATTGATTAATTTATTTCTTAAAATCATTAATAAATTATCCTTTAAAAGGAATGGGGTCAGACCATATTCTTTTACTTGGAGTATAGTATTTTTTAATTATTAAATTATACTCCTTACAGTTTTCTATACAAGCACCATTAGTATCTATTATGTATTTAGAATTATTAAAATTTAATACTTCTAAAATATTATGGCTTTCCATAAATTTAATCTCTTTAAAAATGGGAGGGATTAGATATAGTCCATTAAAATTCATAATTCCAAAAGCAATTTTATCTTGTATATTATAACTAATTTTATCACTTATAAAAATTAATTCTTTAAAATAATTTACTTTTGAAATATCAAAATAATCTTTACCTATAATTTTATTTTTGGAAAAGTTATAAATTGTTTTACGCTTTATATCTATAGGATTATCAATTTTAAAAGTTTTTTTATTTACAATTCCTAAAAAACGATACGATCTTTCTAATATTGTATCATTTTCAATATGTATAAATTCAATTTTCTTTTTAGAGAAAGACATTTCTAATAAAATATTTTTATTACTTTTTGGAGAAGAAAATATGGTGTTTTTTATATTAGAAAAAGACACATTACTGTAATTTTTTATTATTTTACTAATAGATGTTTTTTGATAAATATTCTTTTGTGGCAAATCATTTAGTAAAATAAAAGAAGGCTCTTTTTGAGAACCTAATTTACAGATAAACAAAAGTTTATTGGTTTTTGGTAATTCAATAATATTAAGGATTTTTACAAAACAAAACTTACTTTTATTTTCTGGAAAATATTTTGAACAATCAAATTTAGATAATGATAGAACTTCTCCTTTATTACTTATAAGGTCTTCTGATTTTTCCATAACTCCAGTTTTCTTATTTTTAGAGTTAGATGGAGTATAGTATGTTCCTTTAAAATGTTTTTTAGAATCATTTAAAGGTTCTATAGATTTATATTTTCTTGTCACAATCTCACCTAAATTATTTATAAAATAGTAATCGTAATCATATGAAATAGCGTCTTTTTTATCAATTACTAAAAAAAATCCTATACCTACAGAGGTTATTTCTACAAATTTAGAAGTCTCAAATGTGTAGACCTCATTACCTTTTTTATCAATTATATGAGAAAAATTTTGTTCAGTTACAATAGCATAATTATATTTAAAATCAGTGCAAGAATCATATTTAAAAGGAATGTCGTTGAATTTTTCTGAATGACTTATGTATCCATACTTGTTGAATTTTTTAGCTACACTAAAATCTTCAAACACATCTCCAATAAAAAAATAACGAGGATCATTTTTAAGGTTTTCAATCTTAAATAAATAATTTTTATTCCCCTTGTCATCTTCTACAACTCTTGTTTCTTTAGAAAAATCTTTAGATAAATTTGTTGCAATATCTATGTTCTTTTTATAGTTTTTCAGTACTTCAAATCCTTCTTTTTTTCTTGGATCATTATTCGAAATCTTTTTTAGTTCTTTCGCATATAATTCTAACCTTTTTTCCCATTGTTCTATTTTTTCATCAAAAGCATCAAAATTTTCATTTACTTTTGTTTGTAAATTGAACATTTTTTCAAAATATTCTCTCCTAAAGAACTCACTTTTTTCAGGAGCAAAAAAGGTTTTATTATCTAATGTAATAAAAACAAAATTTTGGTTGACGATACCTCCATTGTTATCAATATTTAACTTTTCTGCATTTCCTATGTTGGTAAGTTTTTTTACTGTTCCAGAGTTAGTTAGATTAAAAGACATAGGAAGTCTTCTTGAATCTTTTGGAGTTTTCTTTAATAAAGCATTGATTTCTATATTTGTTGGAAAATCTTTGTCTTTGATTTCTTGTGCAATGCTATGTAACTGAAATGCCATAAAAAAAAGACTAAAAAAAACAGTTTTTCTAATCATAAATTTACTTCTTTAACATTACCAAAATTATTAATCTGTTCTATTTTGCCACTATCTTTAACTTGAATATGAATATTCATATTATTGATGTTTTTAGGTAAACTATCTTTTTTTATTTTAGTAGTATCTAATACTTTTTTTTGAATCAAAGGTTCTAGTACTTCTTTTTTTTCTGTATTTATAAAATCATATTGGATTAAAATTATAGGTATTATTATTGCAAAACAAATAACAAAACCGTAAAGAATTTGTTTAGTGGAAAATCTTTTTTTCGGTTTTTTATTAGATGGATTTTTATTTTTAAGAACAGGTTGTTTAGTTTTTATATCATAGATGCATGTTTCATAAGTTAACACTAATTCACGCAGACATTCTATTTCTTCAATATCGAAATTTCTTACATATTTGTTAGACGGAGTTTTATTAGCTTTAAAAAACTGATAAACTCTAGAAGCAGAAATTTTGAAATCTTTTGAAATAAAATGCTGTGTATCAACTCTTAACTTTTCCCAAAAAGCATTTTCCGCATTATAAGATTTTTGTTTGAATATTTTTAAATCTTCTTCACTTTCTTGATAGAAAATAGGGTAAAACTCTTCAGTATTTTTTAAAAGCACAGATGCTTCTTTAAGTGAAAATGATTCGTTTTTACTACTCATAGCTTGTTTTTTTTAGCTTCTCTATCTGTGTATAACTCCTTTACCTTATTTAGAGTTGTGTTTAAATATACTTAAAATCAATTTAATACTTACAATTATGGTTACACAACATCAATATTTAATTTTTGAATCTGAGTTTATTTCAATGTTGAAAAGACTCACTAAATTTTTAGCGAACAGAGGAAGTAAAGTAACTCACAAATCGTCTTTAGACAACAACAACTGTCTTATCAATATTTTTTCAATTTATTATTATTTATACAATAATGAAAAAATTATTGTGAGTGATTTTTTTCATAATAGTTTCAATTTTGGTGAAATATTTAATACAATCAAAGGTGAAAATTACAAATCAACTCCAATACTAAAATGCGAAATTGTAGGTGATTCAGAATTCCCTATATCAATTGATTTTACTGTTTATGTAAAACCTGATAATCAAACACATTCTCTGTGCTTAATACTTGATAAAGATTTTGATAACAAGCAAATTTTAGAATTCCATTTTGAAGAATGGCGAAAAATGATGTCGACTTTTGTGGAACATATTATAAAAAAACTTCAATAGTAATTTACAAAACACCCCAATCATAAGGGTGTTTTTTTTTGTGGTTGAACTCCCTAAACCAAACATAAACCAACATAAACTACTAAACCAAATCTAAACTAGTGTGTTTTGTTTCATAATTAAAATAATAAATAAAATGAAACTAAAAAAAATTACGAATGCAAGACAGCATGAAAAAGTATTAAGTCTTAGAAAGCTAAATATAAACAAATTGTTGAAAAATCATTTTACGCAAACAGAAAATAATAATTCTAAAATTAAATAACGATGCAAAAAAACAATCCTGTAACACAAGAAGAATTAGGTGCTTTTGTAAAAGAGCATAATAATGATCCAATTAGTAAATGTAAAATCAATTTTATTGAAATTTTTACAATATGCCAGAAATCCAAACTAACAAATAATAAACATTAAAACTAAATAATTATGAGAAAAACCAATAGAAAAAAGGGAGGGACAAACCAAATCAATAGTTTGGAAGTAATGACAAGAGAGCGCATTTTAAAAATGCAAATATTAGAAAGCGAAGGTTTTATTCGTTTTCTGTATGATAATAAAAGTAAGCATTATATTATTTTCAATGGAAAATACAATGCAAGCTTTTATAGTAAGTTCTACCAAACAGCAGAACGTTACTTTAAACATTTAATTTCACAATAACCACGATAGTAAAGCACTCCGAAATCGTTTTGGAGTGCTTTACTATCACAACGCTTTTTAGCAACACATGTTTTCAAGAAACAAAATCGTATCTGTAATTAAAAACTTTACAGATAAATTCGCAGACGAATTGATAGGAAAAGAAGTTCCTGCAATTCGCCAAGAAGTTCAATCGTATGCTATTAATTTAGCAAATCGGAAATTACCTAATGTAAATGATACATTAGAAGTGTATTTACCAAAAATCAAGCAACCTTTTCAGGTGCTACTGGAAAAAGTCCACAAACTTATTGGAGCAAGACGTGCCAAATCGGATAGTATTTCCTTAAACGAGAACTACCAAAAAGAAGAGAAAACCTTAATCACGCGTAAATTAGAATTAGAACAAGACTTACGTTTGTTAAGAAAAGATGAGAAAACACTAAATAACAATCTAAAGCATATTATGAGAAACTGGCACATCAGCTTGTTCTTTTTAGTATTGTTATCATTTGCAGAAGCCATCTTAAATTACAAGATTTTCTTATTAATCTCGACCAACAATGCAACAGCTTTGATTAGTGCCATTGGTGTGGCAATTGCACTGTTCATTCTTTCTCATGTTTTCAAGGATACTTTAAACCATTTTCCAAATAAGAAAATGAAATGGGTAGTAGGATTTGTAGTCATTGGATTGGTTACAGGTTTGTTATATGGGTTTGCAACACTTCGGTTGTCTTTCCTTTCGGAGGTAGACGAATCTGCAAATTCCATTTCTGAATGGGTCTTCGTAATTCTAAATCTTACACTCTTCTTGGCGGGTGCTATCCTTGTACTCATCTACAAACCAAATAAGCAAACGGTTTCAGATTACAAAGCACATAAAATGGTGGGTGATGAAATTAAAGTAAAGAGTAAAGAGGTCATTAGTATCGATAGAAGATTGGCTATTCTAACAGAAGAGCGCAATGATAAGTTGGGAGATTTGTATGGAATTTTACTAATGGCAAAACACTACGAAAAGATTATCTCTTCAGAGTATTTGTCAGCCTGTGCTTTGTTTACTTCAGAAAACATTATTGCACGTAAAGATTCGGTTTCTAATCCCAAAGCGTTTACGGAAACACCTACACCACTAATCACTTATTTTGATGACATTGACGCTTTGCAAATTAAATAATGAGAACGTTTTTAAGTATCATCATCCTTGGAATATTCCTCACTGGATGTGAGGAGTCTATTCCGCCACAGCAAGCTCATATTTCTATTCTGATAGACAGAACAGAAGTAGATGGACACAAGCCCCATTCTGATGAATTAATTCAACAGATAAAGCCACAAAGTCCTGAATCAGGAGTAACCATTACCTTACAATCGATTTCAGACATTACTTACAACCCAAAACAAACCTTTGTATTACCCGAAGCAACGTTGGGTTGGATGGGAAATGAAGACCAAAGACGAAAAAACATCAAGAAATTCTACAAGCAATTTGGAGATTCTATTGAGGCTTCCAATCAAAAAGTTACCAGTTTTAATCGTTCAGAAATCTATAGAAGTTTGGTAGAAGAACTGAACCGTTTGTCACCAATTTCAGGTACTAAAAAAGTATTGTTGTTTTCAGATTTAAAAGAACATAGTTTTTTCTCGGTATACAACAAACAGCATCTTCGTTTATTAGAAAAGTCTCCTGAACAAGTAGCGAGATTATTTATAAAACAGGCAACTCCAGCGACTGATTTAAAAGGTATTGAACTCGCTATTTTATACCAACCGACCTTGGAAGATGCACGGTTTTTTTCACAATTACTATCCGTTTACAAAAGTATATTAGAACCCAAAGGCGTGAAGATTATCGTAGGTTTTCATCACAAGATTGGCTTATGAAAATAGTAGTCACTCTCTTTCAGTTTCTGTGGAAGTTGTTTCTAATCTGCGCCTATGGAATTTCCAAAGGTGCAGAATTAGTGCTCCAAGCATTCAATAAATTATTTAAAGCTTTATTAGAAAAATGAGTATTATAGATACATTAAGTATTTTAAAAGAAAACGTATTCCATTTTTTGGATACTATTTTACAAATGATGTTAGGCAAAGACCATCGCTTAAAAGCTGGTTTTGGAAAAGCATCCAAAATCTTAAAAAGAACCCATGAAGGTTTTTGTTTGGATGGGATTAGAAGTATTAGCATACACCAAAGTTGCGCCAATGTTTTGACAGTAGCACCGAGTG from the Polaribacter cellanae genome contains:
- a CDS encoding tyrosine-type recombinase/integrase, whose product is MQLAILLEDFCHESTYIRGVSKNTIRRYRQNISYFITATDSQTIQKVNEQVVKKFFLHGRIEKQWKTSSYRTYYMTLVVFFRWCIKQGHLEQNPMEDFQLPILEKSLPKKLKKQEALLLLEYAYNYPYTQSYLKYRNHAIFSTFLFAGLRKSELLHLKLSDVDLENLTLFVRQGKGNKDRIIPISYTLAQSLNRYLLARKKSRKTCPEFFTSSNRNGGFTASGLKIITKQIKTASKLDFTIHKLRHTFATLMLEGGCDIFSLSKMMGHSDIKTTTIYLSATAEHLRSQVTKHPLNRK
- a CDS encoding WG repeat-containing protein encodes the protein MIRKTVFFSLFFMAFQLHSIAQEIKDKDFPTNIEINALLKKTPKDSRRLPMSFNLTNSGTVKKLTNIGNAEKLNIDNNGGIVNQNFVFITLDNKTFFAPEKSEFFRREYFEKMFNLQTKVNENFDAFDEKIEQWEKRLELYAKELKKISNNDPRKKEGFEVLKNYKKNIDIATNLSKDFSKETRVVEDDKGNKNYLFKIENLKNDPRYFFIGDVFEDFSVAKKFNKYGYISHSEKFNDIPFKYDSCTDFKYNYAIVTEQNFSHIIDKKGNEVYTFETSKFVEITSVGIGFFLVIDKKDAISYDYDYYFINNLGEIVTRKYKSIEPLNDSKKHFKGTYYTPSNSKNKKTGVMEKSEDLISNKGEVLSLSKFDCSKYFPENKSKFCFVKILNIIELPKTNKLLFICKLGSQKEPSFILLNDLPQKNIYQKTSISKIIKNYSNVSFSNIKNTIFSSPKSNKNILLEMSFSKKKIEFIHIENDTILERSYRFLGIVNKKTFKIDNPIDIKRKTIYNFSKNKIIGKDYFDISKVNYFKELIFISDKISYNIQDKIAFGIMNFNGLYLIPPIFKEIKFMESHNILEVLNFNNSKYIIDTNGACIENCKEYNLIIKKYYTPSKRIWSDPIPFKG